One genomic region from Argentina anserina chromosome 2, drPotAnse1.1, whole genome shotgun sequence encodes:
- the LOC126785504 gene encoding L10-interacting MYB domain-containing protein-like has product MGECVSDQDQSRAKWTTFSTKIFVDLLVEQIRKGNRGSGAFSKLAWKIIRDEFNQQTGLNFDKQQLKNHLDVLRKRYNMVKAILDHTGFSWDVAHMVRAEDDVWQEYIEAHPEADIIRKRGCDIYEHLCIIFSSDSGINEKHVIAVSGTASHQMNEEQSRAKWSMPLEKVLADLMLEQVAQGNRSNNAFNNQAWKHIHNEFNRQTGLNYDKQQLKNHHSVLRRSYHSVKSLLDQDGFSWDKSRCMVAAESDVWANYIEKHPEIEAVRVKGCPLYEQLESIFSESGSAGVPQPQTVGNSVVPEVPQPQTASFQMDTLPSEDQSKQDQSRAKWTVALDKILLNLLMEQSQQNKMYNKKAWKHIQHEFNYRTGLTFDGEQLRNHQNVLRRVYNNIKTVLDEPSFSWDDSRHVVVADDAVWEQYIMAHPEAETVRNKECPIFKELCTLFSDPRSEGRYVQSNNDVKLDQLKVEMNGTPETASVSADPAIDEASSRLSEEVNMSSGRNKRQSLIKPLVSSTRQRRRVCKETSQTGVNEISRHEEGNKTAAAAAAVAAQNGDRFSISSCIEVLNEMGGVDQDVYLAALDLFQDPDRRETFICIKSDLKLAWLRAKCNSLV; this is encoded by the exons ATGGGTGAGTGTGTGTCAGATCAAGATCAATCAAGGGCGAAATGGACTACATTTTCGACTAAGATATTCGTGGATTTGTTGGTTGAGCAAATCCGCAAAGGAAATAGGGGTAGTGGAGCTTTTTCAAAGTTAGCTTGGAAGATTATAAGAGATGAGTTCAATCAGCAGACTGGTCTCAATTTTGACAAGCAGCAATTGAAGAACCACCTTGATGTTCTTAGGAAGAGGTATAATATGGTGAAGGCGATTCTTGATCACACTGGTTTTAGTTGGGATGTTGCTCATATGGTCCGCGCTGAAGATGATGTATGGCAAGAGTACATTGAG GCACATCCAGAGGCTGACATTATCAGAAAAAGAGGCTGTGATATATATGAACATCTTTGCATTATCTTCTCATCAGATTCCGGAATCAATGAGAAACATGTCATTGCTGTTTCAGGAACAGCCTCGCATCAG ATGAATGAGGAGCAATCCAGGGCTAAGTGGAGTATGCCGCTTGAGAAGGTATTGGCAGATTTGATGCTTGAGCAGGTTGCTCAAGGGAATAGGTCGAACAATGCTTTTAATAATCAAGCATGGAAGCATATACACAATGAGTTTAATAGACAAACAGGGTTAAATTACGACAAGCAGCAGTTGAAGAATCATCACAGTGTCTTGAGAAGGTCTTACCACAGTGTAAAGTCACTGCTCGATCAGGATGGTTTTAGCTGGGACAAGTCTCGGTGCATGGTAGCGGCTGAGAGTGATGTGTGGGCAAATTACATTGAG AAGCATCCCGAAATTGAGGCGGTAAGAGTCAAAGGCTGCCCACTTTATGAACAGTTGGAAAGCATATTTTCCGAGTCAGGCAGTGCTGGAGTGCCTCAACCACAAACAGTTGGAAATTCCGTAGTGCCTGAAGTGCCTCAACCACAAACAGCTTCTTTCCAG ATGGATACTCTTCCTAGTGAAGATCAATCCAAGCAAGATCAATCAAGAGCAAAGTGGACTGTGGCACTGGATAAAATACTCTTAAACCTGTTGATGGAGCAAAGTCAGCAGAATAAAATGTACAATAAGAAGGCATGGAAACATATACAACATGAATTCAATTACAGAACTGGATTAACGTTTGATGGTGAACAGTTGAGGAATCACCAAAACGTTCTTAGAAGGGTGTATAATAACATTAAGACGGTTCTTGATGAACCCAGTTTTAGTTGGGATGACTCTCGGCATGTGGTAGTGGCTGATGATGCAGTGTGGGAGCAGTACATCATG GCACATCCCGAGGCTGAAACAGTTAGAAACAAGGAGTGCCCGATTTTCAAAGAGTTATGCACATTATTTTCAGATCCAAGATCAGAGGGAAGATACGTTCAATCAAATAACGATGTGAAATTGGATCAACTAAAAGTGGAAATGAATGGCACTCCTGAAACTGCCAGTGTTTCTGCTGACCCTGCAATAGATGAGGCATCGTCACGCTTATCCGAGGAAGTGAACATGTCCAGTGGAAGAAATAAGCGGCAGAGTTTGATAAAACCACTTGTAAGTTCAACTCGACAGAGGAGGCGAGTGTGTAAGGAAACTAGTCAAACTGGCGTCAATGAAATTTCCCGGCATGAAGAGGGAAACAAGACAGCAGCTGCAGCTGCAGCAGTAGCAGCACAAAATGGTGACCGATTCTCGATATCTAGTTGTATTGAAGTGTTAAACGAAATGGGAGGGGTGGATCAAGATGTTTATCTGGCTGCTTTGGATCTGTTTCAGGATCCTGACCGCAGAGAAACATTTATATGCATCAAAAGTGATCTCAAATTGGCATGGCTCAGGGCCAAGTGTAATTCCCTTGTATAA